TGACGCCCTATTATCTGATGCGGGCCGGCCAGACCGCGCTCGTGCCCTATTACCGACCGGGCGACCCGGCGGTGGCCGACGCCATTCGCGGCCTCGCGGGCCGCTATTCCTCCGTGCTGCTGGCCAATCACGGCCCGGTCGTCGCCGGCGAGACGTTGGAGGCGGCGGTCTTCGCGACCGAGGAACTCGAGGAAACCGCCAAGCTCTATCTGCTGCTGCGCGGCCTCAACCCGCGCTACCTCTCCCCCGAGCAAGTCGCCGACCTCACCCGCGTCTTCGGCCTCACGCTGCCGCAGGACGATCATGGGCACGATCATGACCACGGCCAAGATCACGGGTGACGCGTCGCCTGATCCATACCAGGACGAAGTACTCCCGGGCGCTGACATTGCGGCTTTAGAGCCGCCAGGTCTCAGCGCCCGAAAGCCTGAAAGCGCGGCTCAAGGCGTCTGGGCGCCGCGCGCATTGACGTGGACGGCATAGAGCGAGGTGGTGGCGGCGATGAAGAGCCGGTTGCGCGACCGCAACGCCGCCCACATCTGAATCGGAGGAATGCCCTCTGGTGCGGGCATCTCAATAAGGTCATCCTCCCCGCATGTTTTGTACGGCATAGATTTATCAGTATAATTTTTTGATTCACCAATATTGAAAAATATTGACTTTAAGCTCCGCCCACCTTCCACTGCGTCAGTTATCGTCCGTTTAAAGCACAGAGTGCGGCGAGGCTGATTGCGTGGCGGTCGACGTGGGTCACTCGATGATCTGGGATGTGCTGCTTGACGCGACGGCGATGGCGGCCGGTGAGATTGCCCCGCTTATCCATCGCCTTATCGAGGACGAGTGCCTTTCGGCCCAGGGGCAAAGGGTCACGATTGCTTGTCCGGTAGCGGCGGTGGCCGATCTGCGGTGCACCTTTCCGGGCTTTTCGGTGCAGGGATGTCTGGCGAGAGCGCTTGCCGCCGCACTGAGTGGAGCGGGCCAGTCTCTGCGTCCCCTCGCCATCGTGCAGGGCGGCTGGAGCTGGAGTGGCCAGACCATCCGCCGCCTGCTGGACGAGCTTCGCCGGGATCCGATGATCGCGAGCGCTCAGCCGCGTTTCGTCTCCTCCACGGGCGATCGCGTTCTGGGATGCATGGTGGATCAACCAGTCCAGATGCCTGTCGCGGCGGCCCGCTATCTGCCGGAATACTACATCACCCGCGAATGTCTTTCGCCGTTGATGGTTCTCAGCGCCCAAGCGGTGGTCGCCGCGCCGCGCCCCACAAACGGCGAGGCGCTGCACGCCTATGCCGAGGTGCTGTCGGGGCTAAGACGGCGCGGCTATCGCAATCTGCTCGCCAACCGGATCCTGGTGCCATGGACAGGCAAAGGCCTGCCATCCGACCGCGTGCTTCCGGCGCTGGCGCATGAAGATGCCGACCTGCTCCGCGACATCCATCTCGAACAGCCCGAGCTGAAGCTGGAGCGCGTGCTGTCCCGCGCCTTCACGGCGCAGGGCCGGCCAAAGATCCTGATCGACGCCCGCGGCATGCAGTCGATGATGAATGGCACGGCCGTCTGCACGCTGGGCTTCCTGTCGGGCTTTCAGGAGCTTGCGCAGCACGGCGCCAGCATCTCGGTGGTAGCCGCCAAGGACGCCGCGCTATCGCATCGCCTTGCTGAGCGCTTCCCAGCCCTCGACATACAGCATGATGAGCCCAAGGGTTACTTCATGGCCATGGTATTGATGAACCAGCCATGGGATATGGATAGCATCCGCGCCATGCATGACTGCGCTGCTGTGATCAGCGCAAACATGCTGGATACGATCATGTGGGACATCATGTTCACGTCGAAGCCAGGCCTACGGCAGACGTGGTCACTCTTCGGCCAGTGCACCGATATTTTGTTCTTCAACAGCGCCTATAGCCGCGACCGATACAGTTTCCGCTTCCAGCCGGACACACGCATCCCCAAGATTGTCACCCATCACAGCATGAGCCCCAACGAGATCGCTCGCAGCGTGGACGAGGATCGCCTGGTTCCCGGCAAATACGTGCTGGTGATGGGGAGCGACTACGAGCACAAAGACATTCCGCACACTCTTGAGATGCTATCCGATGCGTTTCCCTACCTGACATTTGTCAGTGTCGGCGACCCCCGCAAGGAACTTCCGAACGTCATCAGCTATTCCAGCGGAAGCCTACCGGAGGAGACGATCGCCAATCTCTACAAATATACGGAGGCGGTGGTTTTCCCTTCTCATTACGAAGGTTTCGGCCTGCCGGTGGCGGAGGCGCTGGCCTATGGAAAATGTGTGATCGTGCGCAAACAGCCGCTTTGGGACGAGATTCGCTCCATCAGCGCGCGCCCAGATTCTATTCGGATGTTCCAGCGCGAGAGTGATCTTGTGAAGCTGCTGGGTGAGATCATAAACGCTCCCGAGGCGGTGCCCCCGGAGACAGGAGTGACAGCCGGCAATATGGAGCCCCGTTGGATTGATTGCGCGCGCGCTATGCTGAGCGCGCTTGACCAGGCAATCGCCGAATTCGATGGGCGACGCTGGATGTTCCGCAACGACATCCTCTATAGGAATTGATAGGAAAATTTGGCCACTGGAAAGTTGATGTCCGCTACGAACGAAACAAATCGTACGACTGAGACTGTAAACGGTGTTTACGGCCCGATCACATTCTTCTCTTCCGACCGGGTAATTGGCACCGCGCTGCGGCGCTATGGGGAATGGGCTGAGAACGAGATCCGATTCCTGGCAAACTTCATATCTGAGGGAGGTACTGTCCTCGATATTGGTAGCTTCATCGGCACACATGCCCTGGCCTTCAGTCACAGGGTCGGGCCGACCGGAACGGTCCACTGCTTCGAGCCGCAGCCGGCCGCGTTCGAGCTGCTCGTTGCGAATGTCACGGCCAATGGCTGCGACCAGGCCATTCTGCATCGGGCGGTACTGGGGGAGATCGCCGGCCAGTCGACGCTTGAGCCGAGAGCCATCGGCTCGGCAACCAATGCCGGTGGGCCAGGCATCAGTGACACGAATGCCGAATGGGCGGGCGCCGGTCTGGGCGATGTCGAGACGATTGATGCCTTGGGATTGGCGGCCTGCGATCTGATCAAATGCCACGGGGAGGGCGTGGAGCAGGCTGTCCTGCGCGGTGGCGCGACGACCATCCGTGCTCTTCGGCCCGTCATCTATTGCCCGGCGAGTTCACTCGACGGGGCGGTCAAGGCGACGCAGATTTTCTGGCAGCTTGGCTATCGCGTTTACGTGCTTATCGTGGACCCCTTCAATCCCGCGAATTTCTTCGCTTCACCCCAGAATATCTTCGGTGATGCGCGGGAGATCGGCCTCGTCGGTCTGATGCCGGAACAGGAAGAAAAGCTGGAAGATCTGAGCAGTTCCTGCTGGGAGATTCATCCCGTGGAGACGCTCGATGATCTCGCCTATGCGATGCTTCATAAAGCGCACTCTGTCGACGACGTGCTTCGCGCCCGGCGCGCGGCGGCAATGGGCGGCAGCGTTGTATCGGCGCCGCACCACCGATCGACACTGAACGAACTCGATACCGCGCCGCGTCAGGTAGAGGCCCTCCAGGATCAGCTGCGGAGACTTCGCTCCGAGCTTCATGAGAGCCTCGCGCGGTCGCGATCTGAGGCCGAGGAACTGTCGGCGCTTCGCCGGCAGGTCCCCGGTCTTCGCAGGCAACTTCAGGCGAGCGAGCAGAAAGCCGAGCAGTTGAGCCGCGATCTGCGGCGGTTGCGCCGATCAAATGTCTTTCGGGTGTTCCGAACCCTCATCGACACGGAAATGAATGTTCGAGACCGGCTCAAGCAGCGCCGCGCCACGCGCGCCCCGGTGCCGGCGGAGGATGCGGGCGACGAAGCGGTGGCGGGTGTGTCCGAAGCGCTCTCTTCTGCACCCGCGGCACATCCCATCACGCTTGTGACGGTCGGCCGTGGCGTCGTTCCCGTGGACATGCCGCCGGTTGAGGCTCCCACCCTGCTTATGGTCGCGTCCGCCGACGCGATGAACGGCAAGGGGCTGCGCGACTTCATCAGGTTCGCCTGGCCCATCATCCGCGAGGCCGTGCCGGAGGCGGAACTCTGTGTCGCGGGGGCGGTCGGGCAGGAGCTTTCGGGCCACGAGCCGGGTGTGACGGCGCTGGGGTGCGTCGCTGATGTGACCCCCCTCTACCTTCGGAGCCGGGTGGTCATCAACCCCGCCGTGGCGGGCACCGACGTCAAGATCAAGACCTTGGAAGCGCTCAACCATCTCCGGCCGATCGTGCTGTGGCCATCCGGCCGGGAGGGTCTTCATCCCGACCTCGCCAGGCACTGCGTATGCGTCGAGGACTGGTTCCAATACGCGGAAGCCGTGATCGAGCTGTTGAAAAACAGCGATCTGGCCGACGAAATACAGGCGTCGCGCGACCAGATCCGGGATCTCCTATCGGAAGACGTCAACTAACGAGACTTCCGGCGTGCGCGTGAGGGCCGTATTGGCCATGCGCGGCGATGAGGCACGAGGGCTCTTCAGCCTTCTCGCGTCGATCCGGTACGCATAGGCATCAGCGGTCCCGCATGGCGTGGGAGAAGGCATCCGTCAGGGGGCGCGTGAGATAGCTCAGCACGCTGCGCTCGCCGGTACTGAAGATGACTTCCGCCGGCATGCCCGGGCGCAGGCGGGCCTTCAGATCGTCGGGAACATCGGTCTGCGCGATCGACACCACGGCCTGGAAATAGGGCTGCTGGGTGGCCTCGTCGATCAGCCGGTCCGGCGACACGCTCTGCAGCTGGCCGAGAATGAGCGGCGTGGTGCGCGAATGAAAGGCGGGAAAGCGGATCTCGACGCCGGTCACCCCGTCATGCAGCCGGTCAATATCGGTAGTGGGAACCCGCGCATCGACGATCAGATCCTCCTGCTGCGGCACGATCTCCAACAGCGTCTCGCCCGGCTTCACCACCGCACCGCGCGTGCGCACGCTCGGGTTGATGTTCTGGACAATTCCCGCTCGTGGTGCGCGAAGGTCGATGCGATTGAGGACGTTTTCCGAGACCGCCAGTTTCTCACGGGTATCGGAAATCTGCCGGCGGGTCTCCACCAGCTGGGCCGTGACTTCCTCGCGCTGGCGCTGCTGCAGATCCTGTATCTGCAGCTTGACCTCGCCGACGGAATTGAACGCCTTGGCGATCTCGGCCGTGTTCCGGCCGACAAGCCCGTCGAGGCGCGAGCGTTCGCGTTGGAGCTCAGCGAGGCGCGGTTTCGAGACCAGCCCCTTGCTGCTCAGCGCGCTGATGCCATCCAGTTCGTCGTCAATGTAGAAAAGCTGCTTGTCGAGCGCCTGCCGCTCCCGGTTCAGCCCCTGTATCTCCCGGTTCACCTGCTCCGCTCGGCTGTTGAGGATCGCGATTTTGCTGTCGAGAGAGGCCTTGCGATCGCGGAACTGCGTGAGCTGGTCATTGAGGACCGCCCTGACCGCGGGATCGTCCGCGCGCTCCTCGAGTTCGGCGGGGAAGGTCACTGTCTCCGCATGCGTCTGTTCCGCCTGCAGGCGCGCCTCGATCGCCAGCAGCGTATCGAGCTGCGTGCGCTGGACGACATAGGCCGACCGCGAGGTCGTCGGATCGAGGCGGAACAGCAGATCACCGGCTTCGACGCTGTCACCATCCTTCACCGCGATGTCGGCGATGATCCCGCCTTCCAGATGCTGAACGACCTGCCGCCGGCTCTCGACCGAGACTACTCCCGTCGCCATGACCGCGCTGTCGATCTCCGCCATCACCGCCCAGAGGCCGCCCAGCCCGAAGGTCAGCAGGATCACCGCATAGCCGATGAGGGCGATGGGACGGATATCGCTGCTGATCCGCGGCGGCTTGGCCGGCGCGTCGGTCAGAGCCGTGGTCGCGGACGGTGCCGTGGTCCCTGACGCGCGCGGGGGATCCTGATCGAGCGTGAACGCCATGTCCGACCTCACCCCTCTCCGGCTGCGGCGTTGCCCGCCGACCGGCCGGTCGACGGAGCCGTAGCTGGTGCCGCGACGAGGCGTGGCGCGCGCAGCTTGGCGAGCACTTCGTCGCGCGGACCGAAGCCGCTCATCACCCCTTCATTGAGGACCAGAACCACATCGCAAAGGCTGAGCATGCTCGCCACATGCGTAATCAGCACGACGGTGCGTCCAGTGCGAGCAAGCTCCTGCACGGCGCGGATCAGCGCCTGCTCGCCGGCCGCGTCGAGGCTGGAATTGGGCTCGTCGAGCACCACCAAGGCCGGCAGATCGTAGAGCGCGCGGGCGAGAGCGATGCGCTGGCGCTGGCCGCCGGAGAGCGACGCGCCCGCTTCGCCAATATCCGTGGCATAGCCGCGCGGCAGCCGCTGGATGATTTCATGGGTGCCGGCGATCTGCGCCGCCTGCACCACCTTCGCGTCATCGCGCGCGCTGAATCGGCCGATATTGTCGGCGACGGTGCCGTGAAACAGCTCGACATCCTGCGGCAGATAGCCGAGGCGTGGGCCGAGCTGGTCGGGATCCCAGTGCCGCAGATCCGA
Above is a window of Ancylobacter sp. WKF20 DNA encoding:
- a CDS encoding glycosyltransferase gives rise to the protein MAVDVGHSMIWDVLLDATAMAAGEIAPLIHRLIEDECLSAQGQRVTIACPVAAVADLRCTFPGFSVQGCLARALAAALSGAGQSLRPLAIVQGGWSWSGQTIRRLLDELRRDPMIASAQPRFVSSTGDRVLGCMVDQPVQMPVAAARYLPEYYITRECLSPLMVLSAQAVVAAPRPTNGEALHAYAEVLSGLRRRGYRNLLANRILVPWTGKGLPSDRVLPALAHEDADLLRDIHLEQPELKLERVLSRAFTAQGRPKILIDARGMQSMMNGTAVCTLGFLSGFQELAQHGASISVVAAKDAALSHRLAERFPALDIQHDEPKGYFMAMVLMNQPWDMDSIRAMHDCAAVISANMLDTIMWDIMFTSKPGLRQTWSLFGQCTDILFFNSAYSRDRYSFRFQPDTRIPKIVTHHSMSPNEIARSVDEDRLVPGKYVLVMGSDYEHKDIPHTLEMLSDAFPYLTFVSVGDPRKELPNVISYSSGSLPEETIANLYKYTEAVVFPSHYEGFGLPVAEALAYGKCVIVRKQPLWDEIRSISARPDSIRMFQRESDLVKLLGEIINAPEAVPPETGVTAGNMEPRWIDCARAMLSALDQAIAEFDGRRWMFRNDILYRN
- a CDS encoding FkbM family methyltransferase, whose protein sequence is MSATNETNRTTETVNGVYGPITFFSSDRVIGTALRRYGEWAENEIRFLANFISEGGTVLDIGSFIGTHALAFSHRVGPTGTVHCFEPQPAAFELLVANVTANGCDQAILHRAVLGEIAGQSTLEPRAIGSATNAGGPGISDTNAEWAGAGLGDVETIDALGLAACDLIKCHGEGVEQAVLRGGATTIRALRPVIYCPASSLDGAVKATQIFWQLGYRVYVLIVDPFNPANFFASPQNIFGDAREIGLVGLMPEQEEKLEDLSSSCWEIHPVETLDDLAYAMLHKAHSVDDVLRARRAAAMGGSVVSAPHHRSTLNELDTAPRQVEALQDQLRRLRSELHESLARSRSEAEELSALRRQVPGLRRQLQASEQKAEQLSRDLRRLRRSNVFRVFRTLIDTEMNVRDRLKQRRATRAPVPAEDAGDEAVAGVSEALSSAPAAHPITLVTVGRGVVPVDMPPVEAPTLLMVASADAMNGKGLRDFIRFAWPIIREAVPEAELCVAGAVGQELSGHEPGVTALGCVADVTPLYLRSRVVINPAVAGTDVKIKTLEALNHLRPIVLWPSGREGLHPDLARHCVCVEDWFQYAEAVIELLKNSDLADEIQASRDQIRDLLSEDVN
- a CDS encoding HlyD family type I secretion periplasmic adaptor subunit is translated as MAFTLDQDPPRASGTTAPSATTALTDAPAKPPRISSDIRPIALIGYAVILLTFGLGGLWAVMAEIDSAVMATGVVSVESRRQVVQHLEGGIIADIAVKDGDSVEAGDLLFRLDPTTSRSAYVVQRTQLDTLLAIEARLQAEQTHAETVTFPAELEERADDPAVRAVLNDQLTQFRDRKASLDSKIAILNSRAEQVNREIQGLNRERQALDKQLFYIDDELDGISALSSKGLVSKPRLAELQRERSRLDGLVGRNTAEIAKAFNSVGEVKLQIQDLQQRQREEVTAQLVETRRQISDTREKLAVSENVLNRIDLRAPRAGIVQNINPSVRTRGAVVKPGETLLEIVPQQEDLIVDARVPTTDIDRLHDGVTGVEIRFPAFHSRTTPLILGQLQSVSPDRLIDEATQQPYFQAVVSIAQTDVPDDLKARLRPGMPAEVIFSTGERSVLSYLTRPLTDAFSHAMRDR